Proteins encoded within one genomic window of Haematobia irritans isolate KBUSLIRL chromosome 5, ASM5000362v1, whole genome shotgun sequence:
- the LOC142237482 gene encoding uncharacterized protein LOC142237482, which produces MQFLKILTLLCILALGKSQSITSTNDSNDDKPMEYEHRPNGLLDISNAGDYHANTADRKSRFFFNPFHYGPLNWGYGSPYGWGYRPWKGYGYRYQYGRRMGYGGRRRVRNYAWIFG; this is translated from the coding sequence atgcagttcttgaaaattttaacgtTATTATGCATATTAGCGTTGGGAAAATCTCAATCCATAACAAGCACCAATGATTCCAATGATGATAAGCCAATGGAATACGAACATCGACCAAACGGATTATTGGATATTTCAAATGCTGGTGACTATCATGCAAATACTGCAGATCGTAAATCTCGATTTTTCTTCAATCCCTTCCATTATGGACCTTTGAATTGGGGCTATGGTTCTCCCTATGGATGGGGCTATAGACCATGGAAGGGCTATGGTTATAGATATCAGTATGGTCGCAGAATGGGTTATGGTGGCCGGAGGAGAGTAAGAAATTATGCTTGGATTTTTGGCTAA